The proteins below are encoded in one region of Cololabis saira isolate AMF1-May2022 chromosome 21, fColSai1.1, whole genome shotgun sequence:
- the tob1a gene encoding protein Tob1a, translating into MQLEIQVALNFIISYLYNKLPRRRVNIFGEELERQLKQKYEGHWYPDKPYKGSGFRCIHVGEKVDPVVEKAAKESGLDIDDVRNNLPQDLSVWIDPYEVSYQIGEKGPIKVLYVDDSGESGATNGGLDLDKEIKNSFNPEAQVFMPISEPVSGASPGSSSPSPPFGHSAAVSPTFMPRSTQPLTFTTATFAATKFGSTKMKSSGRNNNNNGSSSSAGNKAARTSPTNLGLNVNSLLKQKAISTSMHSLYGLGLGAQQQHQKPSALSPNAKEFVFPSLQGQGSPSALFPGDSSLSLSPLQYSNAFDMFAAYGGLNDKSLMDGLNFSLSNMQYSNQQFQPVMAN; encoded by the coding sequence ATGCAGCTTGAAATCCAAGTAGCTCTCAACTTCATCATCTCATACCTATATAACAAGCTGCCAAGGCGGCGGGTCAACATTTTTGGCGAGGAGCTGGAGAGGCAGCTGAAGCAGAAATATGAAGGACACTGGTACCCGGACAAGCCATACAAGGGCTCAGGATTCAGATGCATCCACGTGGGGGAGAAAGTGGACCCTGTGGTGGAGAAGGCAGCCAAAGAGAGTGGGTTGGACATCGATGATGTTCGCAATAACCTGCCCCAGGACCTCAGCGTGTGGATTGACCCCTATGAGGTGTCCTACCAGATCGGGGAGAAGGGGCCTATCAAAGTATTGTATGTTGATGACAGCGGTGAAAGTGGAGCCACTAATGGAGGGCTGGATTTGGACAAAGAGATCAAGAACAGTTTCAATCCAGAGGCACAGGTCTTCATGCCCATCAGTGAGCCTGTGAGTGGAGCCTCTCCGGGCTCCagctctccctctcctcctttcGGCCACTCGGCAGCAGTCAGCCCCACCTTTATGCCCCGCTCCACGCAGCCTTTAACCTTCACAACAGCCACCTTCGCTGCTACCAAGTTTGGTTCCACTAAGATGAAGAGCAGTGGacgcaacaacaacaacaacggcagcagcagcagtgccGGGAACAAAGCGGCCCGTACCTCTCCCACTAACCTGGGCCTGAATGTGAACAGTCTCCTGAAACAGAAAGCCATCTCCACCTCCATGCACTCGCTGTACGGGTTGGGACTTGGAgcacagcagcagcaccagaagCCCTCTGCTCTGTCCCCTAATGCCAAGGAGTTTGTGTTCCCCAGCTTGCAGGGCCAGGGGAGCCCGAGCGCTCTGTTCCCTGGGGACAGCTCACTCAGCCTCAGCCCGCTGCAGTACAGCAATGCCTTCGATATGTTTGCGGCCTACGGTGGCCTTAACGACAAGTCCCTCATGGACGGCTTGAATTTCAGCTTAAGCAACATGCAGTATTCTAACCAGCAATTCCAGCCAGTTATGGCCAACTAG